The following proteins are co-located in the Candidatus Tanganyikabacteria bacterium genome:
- the moeB gene encoding molybdopterin-synthase adenylyltransferase MoeB — translation MTIQTPLTQRETVRYSRHLVLPEVGPEGQARLKRAAVACVGAGGLGSPVALYLAAAGVGRIGLIDHDAVEEHNLQRQVLFRQGDVGSSKLAAARRELLGLNPDIEVDVHEVRLAAGNALDVLGGYDIVVDGADNFPTRYLVNDACVLLGKPEVWASIFRWEGQVAVFDARRGPCYRCLFPRMPEAGSVPNCAEGGVLGVLPGVMGTLQANEVIKLILGRGDALLGRLLLFDALGARFEELQIGKDPACPACGPGAKLELRDEAEVCEVPDDDALNVSADWLKARMDAGTAPPILDCRQPFEWDICQLPGSMLVPMAEIPRRLDEFARDAEIVVVCHHGRRSLNVAQFMRQRGFARARSLDGGLDEWARRIDPAMARY, via the coding sequence ATGACCATCCAGACTCCCCTCACCCAGCGAGAGACCGTGCGTTACAGCCGGCACCTCGTGCTGCCGGAGGTCGGGCCCGAAGGCCAGGCGCGGCTCAAGCGCGCCGCGGTGGCCTGCGTCGGCGCCGGGGGCCTGGGATCGCCGGTCGCCCTGTACCTCGCCGCGGCCGGCGTCGGGCGTATCGGCCTGATCGACCATGACGCGGTCGAGGAGCACAACCTGCAGCGGCAGGTGCTCTTCCGGCAAGGAGACGTGGGTAGTTCGAAGCTGGCGGCCGCCCGCCGGGAATTGCTCGGCCTCAATCCGGACATAGAGGTCGACGTCCACGAGGTGCGGCTTGCGGCCGGCAACGCCCTGGACGTACTCGGCGGCTACGACATCGTCGTGGACGGCGCCGACAACTTCCCGACCCGCTACCTGGTCAACGACGCGTGCGTGCTGCTGGGCAAGCCGGAGGTGTGGGCGTCCATCTTCCGGTGGGAGGGCCAGGTGGCGGTGTTCGACGCCCGCCGCGGGCCCTGCTACCGCTGCCTGTTCCCGCGGATGCCGGAGGCGGGCAGCGTGCCCAATTGCGCCGAGGGCGGCGTCCTGGGCGTCCTCCCGGGCGTCATGGGCACCCTGCAGGCCAACGAGGTGATCAAGCTCATCCTGGGCCGGGGAGACGCCCTGCTGGGGCGCCTGCTGCTCTTCGACGCCCTCGGGGCGCGGTTCGAGGAGTTGCAGATCGGCAAGGACCCCGCATGCCCCGCCTGCGGGCCGGGCGCGAAGCTGGAATTGCGCGACGAAGCGGAGGTTTGCGAGGTGCCCGACGACGACGCCCTGAACGTCAGCGCCGACTGGCTCAAGGCGCGCATGGACGCGGGGACGGCCCCGCCCATCCTGGATTGCCGGCAGCCGTTCGAGTGGGACATCTGCCAGCTCCCGGGCAGCATGCTGGTGCCGATGGCGGAGATACCCCGGCGCCTCGACGAGTTCGCCAGGGACGCCGAGATCGTCGTGGTCTGCCACCACGGCCGGCGGTCGCTCAACGTGGCGCAGTTCATGCGGCAGCGCGGGTTCGCGCGGGCGCGGTCGCTCGACGGCGGCCTCGACGAGTGGGCGCGCCGCATCGACCCGGCCATGGCGCGGTACTGA